One window of Caldicoprobacter guelmensis genomic DNA carries:
- a CDS encoding ABC transporter permease: protein MGRYIIHRLISMALTLFFIITITFLLMHAIPGGPFTREKPLPEAIIKALNEKYHLDDPIWKQYLDYWKDILRGDLGPSFQLANYTVNDLIARGFPITAKLGIVSIIFTVLIGVPMGVISALRQGKWEDYTTMFIATLGVTIPSFVLATILIYLFGVVFKIFPVSSGSLTKPIQYVLPVIALSGYSLSFIARLMRSSMLDVIRQDYIRTARAKGLSELKVIYKHALKNAIIPVITYLGPLAAGLLTGSFVIERLFSIPGMGEYFVKSVGNRDYTMIMGSTIFYSVILVVMNFIVDIIYVIIDPRIKLTSTKEG, encoded by the coding sequence ATGGGTAGGTACATTATTCACAGGTTGATTTCTATGGCGCTTACGCTTTTTTTTATAATAACTATTACCTTTTTATTAATGCATGCTATACCAGGCGGTCCATTTACACGGGAAAAACCTCTTCCTGAAGCTATTATTAAAGCCCTTAATGAGAAGTATCATCTTGATGACCCAATATGGAAACAGTATTTGGATTATTGGAAAGATATATTGCGGGGGGATCTGGGACCATCGTTTCAGCTAGCCAACTATACGGTTAATGATCTAATTGCAAGGGGATTTCCGATTACGGCTAAACTAGGCATAGTATCGATTATATTCACAGTGCTCATTGGAGTACCCATGGGAGTTATTTCAGCGCTTCGCCAGGGGAAGTGGGAAGATTATACTACGATGTTTATTGCTACTTTAGGAGTTACTATACCCAGTTTTGTGTTGGCTACTATACTTATATACCTCTTTGGAGTGGTATTTAAGATTTTTCCGGTAAGTAGTGGCAGCTTGACAAAGCCCATTCAATATGTGTTGCCTGTCATTGCCCTTTCGGGCTATTCGCTGTCTTTTATCGCTAGATTGATGAGGTCCAGCATGTTGGATGTTATAAGGCAGGACTATATAAGGACAGCACGGGCTAAAGGTTTGAGCGAACTGAAAGTGATATACAAACACGCTTTGAAAAATGCGATAATTCCAGTTATTACTTATTTAGGGCCGTTGGCGGCAGGGCTTTTGACGGGAAGCTTTGTTATAGAAAGGCTGTTTTCTATACCTGGTATGGGAGAGTATTTTGTAAAGAGCGTTGGAAACCGTGACTACACCATGATTATGGGGTCTACTATATTTTATAGCGTTATATTAGTGGTTATGAATTTCATTGTAGACATTATCTATGTCATAATTGATCCTAGAATTAAGTTGACAAGCACGAAGGAGGGATAA
- a CDS encoding ABC transporter permease has product MQALIDPSLFKPIEVETDIVDEIVRPSLTYWQDAWRRFKKNKPAMIGLITIAIIILSAIFIPIFWPYGYADQIRGHESQAPSWQHPFGTDSLGRDLFIRVMYGARISLSIGLVASLINLTIGVLYGGISGYIGGRVDNVMMRIVDILYSVPLLLYVILFQVVLEKPIEQAFETTFLRIFKGVGSDLILIYIVLGLVYWVDMARIVRGQVLSLKNQEFVLAAKAQGASAWRIIRKHLIPNAIGPIIVTVTLAIPSAIFTEAFLSFIGIGVSAPMASLGTLASDAYRGFRSYPYLLFFPAAFICLTMIAFNLIGDGLRDALDPHMRK; this is encoded by the coding sequence ATGCAGGCGCTGATAGATCCGTCGTTATTTAAGCCCATTGAAGTGGAAACAGATATTGTCGACGAAATAGTGCGGCCCAGCCTCACGTACTGGCAGGATGCCTGGCGACGTTTTAAAAAGAATAAACCGGCGATGATTGGATTGATAACCATTGCAATAATAATATTATCCGCGATTTTTATTCCTATATTTTGGCCTTATGGTTATGCTGACCAAATACGCGGCCACGAAAGTCAGGCTCCTTCTTGGCAGCATCCGTTTGGGACTGATAGCTTAGGTAGAGACTTGTTTATTCGTGTGATGTATGGCGCGCGGATATCCCTCAGTATAGGTTTGGTTGCCAGCCTTATAAATCTTACGATAGGGGTATTGTATGGGGGCATATCAGGATACATTGGGGGCCGTGTGGATAATGTCATGATGCGAATAGTCGATATATTGTACAGTGTGCCTTTGTTGTTGTATGTTATATTGTTTCAAGTTGTACTGGAAAAGCCGATTGAACAGGCTTTTGAAACGACGTTTTTGAGAATATTTAAGGGCGTAGGCTCTGACCTCATACTTATATATATTGTGTTGGGACTGGTTTACTGGGTGGATATGGCCCGAATAGTGCGTGGTCAGGTTTTAAGCCTCAAGAATCAGGAATTTGTTTTGGCTGCCAAAGCCCAAGGTGCCAGCGCTTGGCGCATCATACGTAAACACCTCATTCCCAACGCTATTGGTCCTATTATTGTCACTGTGACTCTTGCTATACCTTCAGCGATTTTTACTGAAGCCTTTTTAAGTTTTATTGGAATAGGCGTAAGTGCGCCTATGGCTAGTTTGGGTACTCTTGCAAGTGATGCTTATAGAGGCTTCAGAAGCTATCCATACTTGCTCTTTTTCCCTGCGGCTTTTATATGCCTCACAATGATAGCTTTTAACTTAATAGGGGATGGATTGAGAGACGCGCTTGATCCCCACATGAGAAAGTAG
- a CDS encoding oligopeptide/dipeptide ABC transporter ATP-binding protein: MEKVLEVRDLHTSFFTHVGEVKAVRGVNIDIYKGEAIGIVGESGCGKSVTSLSVMRLVPFPGKIIKGEIYFNGEDLLKKSEKEMQKIRGNRISMVFQDPMTSLNPVYTIGDQLIEPLRVHKKMSFKAAREQAIELLKAVGIPDPERRLNQYPHEFSGGMRQRVMIAMALSCQPELMIADEPTTALDVTIQAQILELLKRLKADYNMSIMLITHDLGIVADLCSRIIVMYAGIIVEEGTTREIFYSPKHPYTWGLLRSVPRINMLSKQRLVPIEGQPPDLLKPPKGCPFMPRCRYAMEVCKEYSPKLYSVSETHKAACWLLDPRAPTVVRWDKEEVSFK, from the coding sequence GTGGAAAAGGTCCTAGAAGTTAGAGATTTGCATACTTCATTTTTTACTCATGTTGGCGAAGTAAAGGCTGTCAGGGGTGTAAATATTGATATATATAAAGGAGAAGCTATAGGGATAGTGGGAGAATCTGGTTGTGGTAAAAGCGTTACCTCCCTCTCTGTAATGCGCCTCGTTCCTTTCCCAGGAAAAATAATTAAGGGAGAAATATATTTTAACGGTGAGGACCTGCTCAAGAAAAGCGAAAAAGAAATGCAAAAGATTCGAGGGAATAGAATTTCTATGGTGTTTCAGGACCCTATGACTTCGTTAAACCCTGTATACACCATAGGGGATCAGCTGATAGAACCGCTCAGGGTTCACAAAAAAATGAGCTTTAAGGCTGCACGTGAGCAGGCGATTGAACTTCTTAAGGCAGTAGGTATACCTGACCCTGAGAGGCGGCTTAACCAGTATCCTCACGAGTTTAGCGGCGGCATGCGCCAGAGGGTAATGATTGCAATGGCTTTGAGCTGTCAGCCAGAGCTCATGATTGCGGATGAACCTACCACGGCTTTGGACGTTACCATACAGGCTCAGATACTCGAGCTTTTAAAACGGCTCAAGGCGGATTACAATATGTCGATAATGCTCATAACCCATGACCTGGGGATTGTGGCTGACCTTTGTAGTAGGATAATAGTGATGTATGCTGGCATTATCGTAGAAGAGGGTACTACAAGAGAGATATTTTATAGCCCAAAACATCCTTACACATGGGGGCTTTTGAGGTCTGTTCCTCGGATTAACATGCTGTCCAAACAGCGATTGGTTCCAATTGAGGGTCAACCCCCTGATTTATTGAAACCGCCGAAGGGATGTCCGTTTATGCCTCGATGCCGTTATGCGATGGAGGTATGTAAAGAATATAGCCCTAAGCTGTATTCGGTTTCGGAGACGCATAAAGCAGCGTGCTGGTTGCTCGACCCCCGAGCTCCTACTGTCGTCAGATGGGATAAGGAAGAGGTGAGCTTTAAGTGA
- a CDS encoding dipeptide ABC transporter ATP-binding protein gives MSSFKEVLIEVRDLKKYFPVRGSLIGGKKQVLKAVDGVTFSIYKGETLGLVGESGCGKTTVGRTILKLYSPTDGRIIFNGNDITDLNDRQMRPYRKKMQIIFQDPYASLNPRMTVGDIIAESIDIHNIAKGEERKAIIYDLLSKVGLSKEHANRYPHEFSGGQRQRIGIARALAVNPEFIVCDEPISALDVSIQAQIVNLLEDLQDELGLTYLFIAHDLSMVKHISDRVGVMYLGKLVELAPSDELYDRPLHPYTRALLSAIPVPDPDAAQQRKRIILEGDVPTPINPPSGCRFRTRCPIARKMCAEEEPVMKDYGGGHMVACHFVE, from the coding sequence GTGAGCAGTTTTAAAGAGGTATTGATTGAAGTAAGAGATCTGAAGAAATATTTTCCCGTCAGAGGATCGCTCATAGGAGGCAAAAAACAGGTTCTTAAGGCGGTGGATGGGGTTACTTTTAGCATATACAAGGGTGAGACTCTAGGCTTGGTAGGGGAAAGTGGATGCGGTAAGACGACAGTTGGCCGTACGATACTCAAGCTTTATTCTCCTACCGATGGGCGCATTATATTCAATGGCAATGATATAACTGATTTGAACGATAGGCAGATGCGCCCGTATAGGAAGAAAATGCAGATTATATTTCAAGACCCCTATGCTTCTCTTAATCCCAGGATGACGGTAGGCGATATAATAGCTGAATCCATTGATATTCACAACATTGCCAAGGGAGAAGAGAGAAAAGCCATTATATACGACCTTTTAAGTAAAGTTGGCTTAAGCAAAGAACACGCCAACCGTTATCCACATGAGTTTAGCGGAGGACAGAGACAAAGGATAGGTATAGCCAGGGCGTTGGCAGTCAATCCTGAATTTATAGTGTGTGATGAGCCCATATCCGCTTTAGATGTTTCCATACAGGCTCAAATAGTAAACCTGCTGGAGGATTTACAGGATGAATTAGGCCTCACATACCTGTTTATCGCCCACGATTTGTCCATGGTGAAGCATATTTCTGATCGCGTAGGGGTAATGTATCTTGGAAAGCTGGTCGAGCTAGCTCCTAGTGATGAATTGTACGATAGGCCGCTTCATCCCTATACGCGGGCTCTGCTTTCGGCTATACCTGTACCTGACCCTGATGCTGCACAACAGCGTAAGCGCATAATTTTGGAAGGAGACGTTCCCACGCCCATTAATCCTCCCTCTGGCTGTCGTTTTAGGACACGATGCCCCATTGCACGCAAAATGTGTGCAGAGGAAGAGCCTGTAATGAAAGATTACGGGGGAGGACATATGGTGGCCTGCCATTTTGTAGAATAA
- a CDS encoding peptide ABC transporter substrate-binding protein, with product MIKRLSVLLMCVFLVSALFTACSSSDSDSKPIVYNMGANPKTLDPQLNNAVEAGSVIVHCFEGLTRKDQNGQIQPGIAKEWKMNEDGTKFTFYLRDAKWSDGQPVTAHDFVYAWRRAVDPNTGAEYAYQLWYVKNGQAITEGKMSPEELGVKAVDDKTLEVELEAPCSYFLQLTAFPTLFPVRKDIIEKYGEGWANNPDTYITNGPMVLAEYSLNDKIVLKKSDTYWNKDAIKAKELVFTMIDDPASELSAFEAGEIDFADAVPAEEIPRLKEEGKVTIKPSLGTYFFCLNVEKPPLNDVRVRKALALAIDRQYIIDNAAKNFALPAYAWVPPGMPDAKEGSDFRKVGGNYISEDYQKNVEEARKLLAEAGYPNGQGFPELTLLYNSEGGHKAIAEAVQEMWKKNLGINIKLDSQEWAVFQETRTQGNYEIARHGWLGDYVDPMTMLDMWHSKSGQNDARWKNSEYDRLIELAKRSGDQKERMEAMHKAEEILMKEMPIIPVYYYTDVYLINPKIKGFYYDPLGFKVFLYATKE from the coding sequence ATGATAAAGAGATTAAGTGTATTATTGATGTGTGTGTTCTTAGTTTCTGCACTATTTACGGCTTGTTCATCGAGTGATTCTGACAGCAAGCCTATTGTCTACAACATGGGAGCCAATCCCAAGACTCTAGATCCTCAGCTCAATAATGCAGTTGAGGCAGGGAGTGTAATTGTGCATTGCTTTGAAGGGCTGACGCGCAAAGACCAGAATGGGCAGATTCAGCCGGGTATTGCAAAAGAATGGAAAATGAATGAAGATGGGACAAAATTCACGTTTTATCTGCGCGATGCTAAGTGGTCAGATGGTCAACCTGTGACGGCTCATGACTTTGTGTATGCCTGGAGGAGGGCTGTTGATCCAAATACGGGGGCTGAATACGCTTATCAGCTTTGGTATGTAAAGAATGGCCAGGCTATTACTGAAGGGAAAATGAGCCCTGAAGAGCTGGGGGTGAAAGCTGTTGATGATAAGACGCTGGAGGTTGAACTTGAAGCCCCATGCTCTTATTTCCTCCAATTGACTGCATTTCCTACTTTATTCCCTGTAAGGAAGGACATCATTGAAAAATACGGCGAGGGTTGGGCTAATAACCCAGACACCTACATTACAAATGGTCCCATGGTTCTTGCAGAGTATTCGCTCAACGATAAGATTGTTTTAAAAAAGAGCGATACTTATTGGAACAAAGATGCTATAAAGGCTAAAGAGCTTGTATTTACGATGATAGACGACCCGGCTTCTGAGCTTTCGGCTTTTGAAGCAGGGGAGATTGATTTTGCTGACGCCGTTCCAGCTGAGGAAATTCCTCGGTTGAAAGAGGAAGGGAAGGTTACCATTAAACCATCTCTAGGAACTTACTTCTTCTGCCTCAACGTGGAGAAGCCTCCTCTAAATGATGTCAGAGTGAGAAAGGCCTTAGCGCTTGCCATTGATAGGCAGTACATTATCGATAATGCAGCCAAGAATTTTGCGCTTCCTGCCTATGCATGGGTGCCGCCAGGAATGCCTGATGCCAAAGAAGGCTCTGATTTTAGAAAAGTTGGAGGAAATTATATAAGCGAGGATTATCAGAAGAATGTTGAAGAGGCGCGCAAGCTTTTGGCCGAGGCAGGATATCCCAATGGTCAAGGGTTCCCTGAGTTGACGTTATTGTACAATTCGGAAGGTGGTCATAAGGCCATTGCTGAGGCTGTGCAAGAGATGTGGAAGAAAAATCTGGGTATAAATATAAAACTGGATAGCCAAGAGTGGGCGGTATTCCAGGAGACCCGTACACAGGGCAATTATGAGATTGCACGCCATGGATGGTTGGGTGACTATGTTGATCCAATGACCATGCTTGATATGTGGCATAGCAAGAGCGGTCAAAATGATGCTCGATGGAAGAACAGCGAATACGATCGCCTCATTGAATTGGCCAAGAGGTCAGGGGATCAGAAGGAAAGAATGGAAGCCATGCATAAGGCTGAGGAGATTTTGATGAAAGAAATGCCGATAATTCCTGTGTACTATTATACGGATGTATACTTAATAAATCCCAAAATAAAGGGGTTCTACTATGACCCGTTAGGGTTCAAGGTATTCCTGTATGCGACTAAAGAATAA
- the nagB gene encoding glucosamine-6-phosphate deaminase, with protein MKIIICKSYDEMSQIAAEIVAQQINSNPHTVLGLATGSTPMGMYKNLIKMNKEGRVDFSNVVTFNLDEYVGLDKGHPCSYHRFMDENFFNHINIKRENVHLPNGTAPSLEEECKAYEKKIAQAGGIDLQVLGIGHNGHIGFNEPGTPFHSVTHVVELAQRTIQANSRFFNSPDEVPRKAISMGIKTIMQAQKILLLASGKSKAEIVSKALHGPVTADVPASVLQLHPNVTVILDEDAASALDR; from the coding sequence ATGAAGATTATAATATGCAAAAGTTATGATGAGATGAGCCAAATAGCAGCTGAAATTGTGGCTCAACAAATAAATAGCAATCCTCATACTGTTCTTGGCCTGGCAACCGGAAGCACACCCATGGGGATGTATAAAAATCTAATCAAAATGAACAAAGAAGGCAGAGTTGACTTTTCCAACGTGGTGACCTTTAACCTCGATGAATATGTGGGGCTTGACAAGGGCCATCCCTGCAGCTACCACAGATTTATGGACGAAAACTTCTTCAATCACATAAACATAAAGAGGGAAAACGTGCATCTGCCCAACGGCACGGCTCCTTCCCTGGAAGAAGAATGCAAAGCCTACGAAAAGAAGATTGCTCAAGCAGGCGGTATCGACTTGCAGGTATTGGGCATTGGCCATAACGGCCACATCGGCTTTAACGAACCAGGTACCCCATTCCACTCTGTTACGCACGTTGTGGAGCTGGCACAGCGCACCATCCAAGCAAACTCCAGGTTCTTCAACTCGCCAGACGAAGTGCCACGTAAAGCCATTTCAATGGGCATAAAGACCATTATGCAGGCGCAAAAGATCCTGCTTTTGGCCTCTGGAAAAAGCAAAGCAGAGATTGTAAGTAAGGCGCTTCATGGGCCTGTCACTGCTGATGTACCAGCTTCAGTACTTCAGCTCCATCCAAATGTAACGGTAATCTTAGATGAAGATGCAGCATCGGCTTTGGACAGGTAA